The Actinomycetes bacterium genome segment AGCTGCGCGAGGAATGCCTTTCAGGGGATGCTGTCGAGGATCTCGAGCATCCGCGCGGTCATCGACTCGCGAGCCGGGGTCAGATAGCGCCTGGGATCGACGTTCGTCGGGTCGGCCTCGAGCTCGGCCCTGATCGAGCGGGTCAGCGCGACGTTGAGTGCCGTCCCCACGTTGACCTTGGCGATGCCTGCCGCCACCGCTGTGCGCAGCTCTTCGCCGGAAACGCCCGAGGAACCGTGCAGCACCAGGGGAACGCTCACCCGTTCGCGAAGGCGCGCGATGAGCTCGTGGTCGAGCCGGGCCGTGGGGTCCCGCATCGCGTGCGAGCTGCCCACCGCGACGGCGAGCGCGTCGACACCCGTCCGCCGGACGAAGTCGGCGGCTTCGTCCGGATCCGTCCGCACACCCTCGGCGTGCGCACTGAGCGGCGAGTCTGGCTTGCC includes the following:
- a CDS encoding class II fructose-bisphosphate aldolase, with the translated sequence MTLAPTSELVEGARSRRSAVVAFNVISLEHAEAAAAAANASRRPVILQISENAVRFHVGQLEPIAVATEAVARHAHVPIALHLDHVTEGALFAESLDSVFSSVMYDAGLLPYEENLRRTAGAVHQAHAAGLWVEAELGYVGGKPDSPLSAHAEGVRTDPDEAADFVRRTGVDALAVAVGSSHAMRDPTARLDHELIARLRERVSVPLVLHGSSGVSGEELRTAVAAGIAKVNVGTALNVALTRSIRAELEADPTNVDPRRYLTPARESMTARMLEILDSIP